The window AAAACAGTAACAGTTAGGTCGATTCCAGGACTAGCTTGTGGATTATTGCTCAGATACTCTTCGAAACTAGTTTGGTTCTCCCTTGCCAAAGTCAAATCAGTAACCTAAATATATGAATTTAACATTAGCAGCTCATTCTTCCTTCCATCTGAAATGTTAATAATTGTTTAAATGGATAATGGATTATTGTTTTTGTAGAAAGCTTATTGCATAAATTgagataaattaaaatttgtctAACATTAAAAATAATCATAGTAAATTTGTGCTTACCATTCCCTCCATCTTAGAAGTGAACTGACCACCACATTGTTGCTTCAATTTGGTCAATATACTTCTCTCGTGGTCATCGTTGGCGCTCTTATCAAAGAGAAGCCTTCGGGCAAGTTTTTTTCTGCGACCAATGGTACAAAATAAGTTGTTTCAACTTTCAAGATAACACGTATTTTgaaaagaacaaaacaaaacaaatgacACTGAACACTCTTATCAAGGTCAATAAAAAAACACGCATTTTGTAAGAGCAACAACCATCTAAAGAGTATCAACATTCACCTATAGAATTCAGCAAACAGATCTTTGTCGCAGATGTATGCCAACAACTTCACAACCTGTATTTTTAAATCATATGAAATCCGAAGTTCCAACACAAAATGAACTTCAAATGAATAATAAACAGAAAAATTACCTTCTCAAGTGTCTCTTCGATTGCTTCATCACTCAACTTCTCACTCCCACCTTTCTTAAGGATGTTATCGCAGAAGGTAGCAAGCAATTCTGCACTAGAACTTCCAGCAACACCCTTATTGCAAAAGACTTCAAAAGCTTCCTTGAGAGCCTACACACAAAAATACACTTCAAAAAAGGGTAGAAGTATGCAAATGATATGAATTGCACCGAGTGTCAATGACGCGAAGTCACATACCTTATGGAAAAGTGTGTGGTTTTGGAAACAATCATTCACATAAGCCAAGTACTTGTCGTGAAGCTCAATCACTTTTCTTACAAAAACCTGAATCAAACATTTATCTCAGCTACCATTCACAACAagacaaaaaatatatatataatctagAAGTTTGAAGCCAAAAGACACACCTGTTCCTGCAGACCAACTATGTCCTTTTTCTCGGCCTAATAGATTAAGAAAGAACACAGAAACAGAACAGAGGGTCATGTAAAAAgccttgcatagaaatattaTGATTTGTAAGGgccattttaaaataaaaccatcATCATCAATTCACTCCCAACAAATTAATCCTTGCAACAATTACatagaaaaaaaaggaagaaaggtAAAACACATCAACAATAACTCCCATTCTGCATACTATCCATTAAATGAGTAAAAATCATAACAGAGTGGTTGAATTGCATATTATCCATTAAATGAGTAAATAAATCGAAGAAATTGGTCTGTcaacaaaaaaatcaaactaaatGAGATAGAAACCTTCTTGTTACTTGCAGCATCTTCTGCCTGTTTGACCAGTGCTGTTCCTTCAGCAGTTACATGCTGAATAAATAATACAAGAAAAAGATCTTTAAGTAGAAAGTAATTTAAAAATTGAACAAGGGATTATTCTAAACTCGTTATATCCTTTCAAAGAAAAAGTATAAGAGAAAATAAATGCAGACTACCGACCTGCTTAAATATGTTGGAAACTGGGTCCAATCCCTTCGGTATTTTGGAGAAGAGACGGAACATCCTTGACAAATCTTCCACCTAAAAAAACCCATCATCACCATGAGCCAAAAAGATTCAAGAAAAGGGAAATGGAAGACAAGAGAAAAAAACAGACATCAAGGAAGAACcacaattaaatatattatttcaaatatgGGAAAGAATATACAAAACATAGTTCATAGTTAGTACCTTGTCATCTCTAAGCAATGCATGGCATCCTGAATGCTCTTTTTCCAGCAGTTGAGTAGCATACACAGATAACAGTTCGTGTTGAACTTTCTACAAGAATGGAAACTAGAATAaacggagagagagagagagagagagagagagagagagagagagatctaCTGAAGTATATAAAGAAAGTGGAAGGATATCACAAAAGTTCACCACAAACCTCCAACAACTTTGGCTCGCTACTAGAGTGCAAATAGTGGGAAACCCTATCCTTTTCTCGCTTCAAGCACTCCTCTGCCTAGAAAATCAATCGCATCAGTAAGAACCCATTTCCATGCATtagaaaaatgtttttcaactgatttttatttctttaaaaaaaaggaaaataaattaCTTTTAGCATATAATCGGGACAAGAATCTTCTAGGATCCAATTGGAAGCCTTCCTAGAGTAATAAGCAGCAGTATCTTTAAGCATGGCAGCTTCAAAGTCATTTTCATAGTAATCCATTTGCCCCATACCAATTTCCACAAATATATCTAATACATTCTTCAGTAGAGCTCTGTCAATCTGTTCTCCTTCACGTTCTTGATCAATCTGATTTAGACCATAATTATTAAGTACGTCTAAATCCCAAAACAAATTAGAAAATGAGAGGGAGGAAGGGGGAAGACGTACCAATGAGATTACTGCATCCCTCACTTTACTGTTTAGCTCTTTGTACACCTGAGATGAGTAAGATTAAGATTTAAACTAAAATTCCAAATGAATCTATAAGTAAATTGAAGTGGAACAAAGATGTTCGAGCTTGGACTTGAAAATGAAGCCACAAATTCAAAGTTGAAGCATACCAATTCGCGGAAGCATGTGAGGCCAACTTCATTTAGAGGTGGAAGTGACCTTCGAGCGATGAAGTACCGATCAAGATAGTGGAAGAAGCGAGAAAGCCACCTCACCATGACTTTATGGTTTGTCCACCTTTTGACTAGTTCTCTCAACATGAACTCGTCATGCTTCTCCCTCAAGGATGGTAAGACCTAAGTTCACCACAATTAACAAAAAGAGAACTTTATGGTTTATAAATTATTAGAATGAAAAAGTCTCCATCAATAGATCCCCTGAAAGAAAAAATCCAGCAATATAAACGATAcataaaggaagaaaaatatatttagaaATGTGATTATGTGCCCACGGCCACATGCATGTGGTTTTCCAAACGAAGTCGTGCATGTAAAGCACTCCAAAATTGCACCACAAAATTTTAACATGGATGAAACCAAACTGATAAAAATTGCAGTATGTACATGCATTGGTGGTCTGATGAATAGGTAAGTTTAACTCTGTAGGTTGGATTAATGTACAAGAATCACATGGTCACACCCTCCATTGCCAAGCAAGTGTGAAGGTTGGATTTATGGAGTGCAAACTGTGCGTGtgcgaattcaattttaaccacAACAATTTCCAATCGAACAAACTTTATTAAGCTCCCTCATCTTTGAAGTGATCTCTACTCCTTTTCTACACTTTCCacataatttcatttaaatGACGCAATAACCGCGAGTTGTTGATAAGGGATATGAATCAGATCGTAAAGGATGTCTCAGATGAACTTGTTTCTCACCATAGAAGTGATGTACTCTTCAAAAGATTCACGATATTTATCATACAGCTGCTGGGAGTAATCATGCGGCGGCTTTTGGGTGCACATGTTATATATGGTACTGCAGATGAAATCCAGAAGAAAACAAACCGAATATAATAAGATCACGGCGCGATCATATGAAGAAAATTGAACAAGAAACTTCGAACAACACAAGAAAAGTACGTGTAAAGCATCATGTAGTCCTCGGAGCTGAACTGGGGCTCAGGCAAGCCCTCAAGAATGTTCTTCAACTTTGTGATACCCTTCTGCATAAACTCCCATCCCTGTTCCAAGTCAATAGTCTTCCGCTCGCCCATTGTCATGTCGTCACAAATCTCCTAATCCAAGAGACCTAATACTCAAAGATACCTGCAGATCATAAAACCAGCCTTCGATGTTAGCATTCGTGCTGGAGATTAAAGAACAGTTCGCCAgaaagaaaaccctaaatccATAATTCACCCCCTCCATCCATACATAAAACAATAATCAAAAGTAATGCAGTGTCTCCATTAATATAAGCTTAAAAACAGAAGCTCCATAAATCATAGAGACGACGAGATTAAACAAACTCCTACAAAATCCAAGGTATCACCGTCATTCGTTCTTAATCATACATCTTCGTCAACGAAAAATCAAAGCACGTAAAATCAACCACGAGAACCAAAATTCAAAGcaaaatttagagaaaaaaaaaggataaaataaAACAATCCTAATGATCTAAACATAGATCCAGAATCACACATAAAAAcaccattaaaaaaaatcatcggAGCAAGAAAAAGAAGACGACCTGATACGGTCGTCGACGAAACCCTAATATCCTAATCGAGAATCGAACTCCCTATAAATGATGGCGGAGGAAGAGAGAAGCCAACGAAGCTCCGCCGGAGAAATCTCAACGgcgaaaaaaaaagatgagaaaTGCGATAGCGGTCGGGGGAAAGGTGAAAAAGACTCGAGGCCCCGTTGGATGGGTAGTGAATGAATGACCCTCTTCCGTGTgtttaaggattttttttttctttttcttttttatcttttcttttcttttcttgccaATTTTAATTCTTCGCATTTTCGCGTGGATTTTTAAATTGCTTTTCTTGCAAGAAAGGGCTTAAACTCCCTGTTTTTAGTCTTTGACCCCTAAAGTCGTCAAAATTTGTTGTCGTTGCCGTTTTGTACGTAAATTACATTCATTTTCCATTTGATTTTATGGGTATGGGAGCAAGGAATCTCCATGGAAAATTTTGCGGATATCATATTCTCTACTAAAAATTATTTTCCGTTTAATTCTTCTTTTGAAAACATTCAATTAAAATGCATTTTCTAGTCCGTGTGAATATTTTTTCCTCTTCGTCTAAGTTGATATTCTTTGCCAATAGAAGGATTCGTGAAGTTTTGattatgaaaaaaatgaaagtttttatatttttgtccTTTAATTAGGATCATAGATCGAAAACTCAAATAAAACTCTGCCAGTTAGATATAAGGAGGTATGAGCGATCAACGATCGATCGAAGTTGATTTTTCAACCAAACTGATTCCAATCGACCACAGTATGGGAATGACAGAACATACTCCAGTTGTTATTCCAAACAAAACCGACTTCGAACCGATTTTGGTCGTTTTTTGTTGGAGCAAAATTTTATTTGttgaattatttttaaagattttctTACTAATTGTTAGTTTTTTAATTAGAATTACCCTACGGCCTCCTATACGATCGTATAAGAGGTGAACAATCAGATAGAAAGCTAAATAATTGTTTAACAAAATACCTCTTAAAGACTTAATTAAaacataattataattattttttaagttttatatacatatactttttattaaaaaattataagtcGGTTCAATTGGTTTGTTATTGTCATTAATCATATCATTTAAACTGACCGATTTTAAATtggtttaaaatttttaaa is drawn from Cucumis melo cultivar AY chromosome 11, USDA_Cmelo_AY_1.0, whole genome shotgun sequence and contains these coding sequences:
- the LOC103497868 gene encoding cullin-1 — encoded protein: MTMGERKTIDLEQGWEFMQKGITKLKNILEGLPEPQFSSEDYMMLYTTIYNMCTQKPPHDYSQQLYDKYRESFEEYITSMVLPSLREKHDEFMLRELVKRWTNHKVMVRWLSRFFHYLDRYFIARRSLPPLNEVGLTCFRELVYKELNSKVRDAVISLIDQEREGEQIDRALLKNVLDIFVEIGMGQMDYYENDFEAAMLKDTAAYYSRKASNWILEDSCPDYMLKAEECLKREKDRVSHYLHSSSEPKLLEKVQHELLSVYATQLLEKEHSGCHALLRDDKVEDLSRMFRLFSKIPKGLDPVSNIFKQHVTAEGTALVKQAEDAASNKKAEKKDIVGLQEQVFVRKVIELHDKYLAYVNDCFQNHTLFHKALKEAFEVFCNKGVAGSSSAELLATFCDNILKKGGSEKLSDEAIEETLEKVVKLLAYICDKDLFAEFYRKKLARRLLFDKSANDDHERSILTKLKQQCGGQFTSKMEGMVTDLTLARENQTSFEEYLSNNPQASPGIDLTVTVLTTGFWPSYKSFDLNLPAEMVKCVEVFREFYQTKTKHRKLTWIYSLGTCNISGKFEPKTMELIVTTYQASALLLFNSSDRLSYSEIMTQLNLSDDDVVRLLHSLSCAKYKILNKEPNTKTISPNDHFEFNAKFSDKMRRIKIPLPPVDEKKKVIEDVDKDRRYAIDASIVRIMKSRKVLGHQQLVMECVEQLGRMFKPDFKAIKKRIEDLITRDYLERDKDNPHLFRYLA